In the genome of Triticum urartu cultivar G1812 chromosome 5, Tu2.1, whole genome shotgun sequence, one region contains:
- the LOC125556193 gene encoding cyclin-D4-1-like, whose translation MAPSYEMAASILLCAEDSSSIFGFGDEQEAAAGARASPSPYCGGELAVEFPLPSEECVARWVATEAEHMPREDYAERLRAGGVDLRVRVDAVDWIWKVHTYYGFGSITACLALNYMDRFLSLYQIPEGKAWMTQLLSVACLSLAAKMDETSVPQSIDLQVAGDARYVFEAKTIQRMELLVLSTLKWRMQAVTPFSYLDYFLHQLCGGNAPSRQAVRDATELILCISRGTSCLEFRPSEIAATVAAAVAGEEHAAHKAACCTHVDKERVLSCHEAMIQATGATVPPPKTAGLRSAYSPAMSAPRSPTGVLDLDAGYLSCTSDGASTTTITMASSPPPASSGFDSSPVSRKRRKISR comes from the exons ATGGCTCCCAGCTACGAGATGGCCGCCTCCATCCTGCTCTGCGCCGAGGACAGCAGCAGCATCTTCGGCTTCGGCGACGAGCAGGAGGCGGCAGCGGGAGCGAGGGCGAGCCCGTCGCCGTACTGCGGTGGCGAGCTGGCCGTGGAGTTCCCGCTGCCGTCCGAGGAGTGCGTGGCCCGCTGGGTGGCGACGGAGGCGGAGCACATGCCCAGGGAGGACTACGCGGAGAGGCTCCGCGCCGGGGGCGTGGATCTCCGCGTGCGGGTGGACGCCGTCGACTGGATATGGAAG GTTCACACGTACTACGGCTTCGGCTCTATCACAGCCTGCTTGGCCCTCAACTACATGGACCGCTTCCTCTCGCTCTACCAGATACCG GAGGGCAAGGCTTGGATGACGCAGCTGCTATCGGTGGCGTGCCTGTCTCTTGCTGCCAAGATGGACGAAACTTCCGTGCCTCAGTCCATCGACCTGCAGGTGGCCGGGGACGCGCGGTACGTGTTCGAGGCGAAGACGATCCAGAGGATGGAGCTGCTGGTCCTGAGCACGCTCAAATGGCGGATGCAGGCCGTCACCCCCTTCTCCTACCTCGACTACTTCCTCCACCAGCTGTGCGGCGGCAATGCGCCGTCGAGGCAGGCCGTCCGGGACGCCACGGAGCTCATCCTCTGCATATCCAGAg GGACGAGCTGCCTGGAGTTCCGGCCCTCGGAGATCGCCGCGACGGTGGCCGCcgccgtggccggggaagaacaCGCCGCCCATAAGGCGGCTTGCTGCACCCACGTAGATAAG GAGCGGGTGCTGAGTTGCCATGAAGCGATGATCCAGGCCACCGGCGCCACCGTGCCACCACCTAAAACTGCAGGCCTGCGCAGTGCCTACTCCCCCGCCATGTCTGCTCCCCGGAGCCCGACCGGGGTGCTGGACCTGGACGCCGGCTACCTCAGCTGCACAAGCGATGGCGCCAGCACGACGACGATCACCATGGCatcgtcgccgccgcccgcgagCTCTGGATTCGACAGCTCCCCGGTCAGCAGAAAGAGGAGGAAGATCAGCAGATGA